A window of Rhinolophus ferrumequinum isolate MPI-CBG mRhiFer1 chromosome X, mRhiFer1_v1.p, whole genome shotgun sequence contains these coding sequences:
- the LOC117029200 gene encoding serine/arginine-rich splicing factor 10-like has product MSRYLRPPNTSLFVRNVADDTRSEDLRRKFGRYGPIVDVYVPLDFYTRRPRGFAYVQFEDVRDAEDALHNLDRKWICGRQIEIQFAQGDRKTPNQMKAKEGRNVYSSSRYNDYDRYRRSRSRSYERRRSRSRSFDYNYRRSYSPRNSRPTGRPRRSRSHSDNDRPNCSWNTQYSSAYYTSRKI; this is encoded by the coding sequence ATGTCCCGCTACCTGCGCCCCCCCAACACGTCTCTGTTCGTAAGGAACGTGGCCGACGATACCAGGTCTGAAGATTTACGACGCAAATTTGGTCGTTATGGTCCTATAGTTGATGTGTATGTTCCACTTGATTTCTACACTCGCCGTCCAAGAGGATTTGCTTATGTTCAATTTGAGGATGTTCGTGATGCTGAAGATGCTTTACATAACTTGGACAGAAAATGGATTTGTGGTCGCCAAATTGAAATACAGTTTGCACAGGGGGATCGGAAGACTCCAAATCAGATGAAAGCCAAGGAAGGGAGGAATGTGTACAGTTCTTCACGCTATAATGATTATGACAGATATAGACGTTCTAGAAGCCGAAGTTATGAACGAAGGAGATCAAGAAGTCGGTCCTTTGATTACAACTATAGAAGATCTTATAGTCCTAGAAACAGTAGACCGACTGGAAGACCACGGCGTAGCAGAAGCCATTCCGACAATGATAGACCAAACTGCAGCTGGAATACCCAGTACAGTTCTGCTTACTACACTTCAAGAAAGATCTGA